The region GGTCGACGTCGAGTAAGGCGCCTTGGGCACCTTCGAACAGGATCGTCTTTTGATCGTCGACAGCGTTCAGCAGCACGTCGGTCGAATCGCACACAAACGGACGAAGGCGTTCGGCATAACCGGCGAATTCTTCGTAGATTTTCGCGGGATCGAGTGGCTCGAATTGGCCGTCTTCATACATGCTGGCGATCGTGCGATTCTTCTTTTCGCAGATCATAAAGACTTTGTCTTTGAAGTTCGGTCGCATCATATCGCCAAGGCGAATTGCGTAGCTGCGGCCAACTTTGTCGCGATAGCAAGGGCCGATGCCGCGGAGGGTCGTGCCGATATTCTCGCCGTCGGCGGTTCCCTGGTTCATCGCGCGGTCTTCGGCAATGTGCCAAGGGAAGATGATATGCGAACGATCGCTCAATTTCATGTTGTCGATCGTCACGCCGCGATCGGTCAGCCCGTCCATCTCGCCTAGTAGGATTGGCGGGTTGATGACCACGCCGGCGGTGATGACGTTCAATACATCGCTGCGCAAGATACCGCTGGGAATATGGTGCAACTTGTAGACGTTTTCTCCGTCCACCACCGTATGGCCGGCATTCGCACCGCCCAAAAATCGGGCGACGATATCGTGTTGCTGGGTCAAAAGATCGACGAGTTTCCCTTTGGCCTCGTCACCCCACTGCAAACCAATAACACACGAACCAGCCACAAACCTTCTCCAGTGATAGCAATTAAATCCGGACGAACCCAACTAGTGTAGCGCGAAGCGGGGGAGATGGTCAACGAGGCACCAATGCGGTGTGGCGCCATTCTGGGGGAATTCGACTTCATTCTCGCGGGGCAAACCGATACACTCCCCAATGTCGGGCAATTTTGACGTTTGGCCCGATTTCAGCCCTTTTTCCTTCTTTCCCACCTTAGTACCCGCCGAAATGTCGTCCATTTTTGTTTTGACATTGCTGATGGCCTTGCCGGGAGCTGCTCCTGAGGAAGGTTTCGATACGCTGGTCGTTTGTCCGGAAAGCTATGTCGAAACCATGCGTCCCTGGTTCGAATACCGGATGAATCAAGGGCATCGAATTGGGGTAGTTACCGAAACATCTTCAAAGGAAAAAATCCGGGCCTCGATTCGCGAGGCGTCGGAGAAGGGCCCGCTGAGTCAGGTCTTACTTGTGGGAGACGTAATTAGCGACCAGTCAGATGGCGTCGGTATTCCTGTTCATTATCAGAAAGCGGTCGTCAACGTTCACTTCGGTTCCGAGCCTGAGATCCCGACCGACAACTACTACGCCGACTTAAACGACGATCAAGTGCCGGATATTGCCGTCGGGCGGTTTTCGGTTCAAAACAAAGAGCAACTCGAAGCGATCATTGCCAAAACGATTGCCTATGAAACCAAGCTTGCCAGTGGAGATTGGCAGCGGCGTTTGCATTTCGTGGCTGGGCTTGGGGGCTTTGGTTCAGTCGTTGATACGATGATGGAAACGGTTACGAAGAAGTTTCTTACTGACGAAATTCCCCCGCACTTCGATGCCGTAGTGGCCCAGGGAAGCTGGCAAAGTATCTATTGTCCTGATCCACGGGAGTTCCGCGACGAAGTGGTTCGTCAGCTTAACGATGGGGGATTGTTTTGGGTCTACATGGGGCATGGCCATGTCGAACACCTCGATTACGTCCGTGTACCAAACGACGCGTTTCCGATTCTTTCTACGAAAGATACGCTTGCATTAAGGAATGAAACGTCCAATCCGATTGCCATATTTCTTTCGTGTTATACCGGGGCTTTCGATGCTCCGCGCGATTGCCTCGGCGAACAGCTGCATCGCGCTGAAGGTGGTCCTGTCGCGGTTTACGCCGGTTCCCGGGTAACGATGCCATACGCAATGAGCGTGATGGGGACCGAAATGCTGCAGCAGTATTTTCAAGAAAAACAGCCCACGCTCGGCGGTTTGATTTTGCAAGCTAAGCGGGAGTCGGTTCGACTCCAAGGCAAAACTGGCAACCGTAAGATGCTCGACACGATGGCCAGCTTGATCAGTCCGAAACCAGAGTTGTTGAATGAGGAACGCGCCGAGCATTTGGCATTATTCAACTTGCTCGGAGATCCGCTACTGCGATTGCCGCATGCATCACCGGTAGAGCTTACGCTTCCTAAATCGGCAGAACCTGGTGGTACGATCGAAGTTGTCGGCAAGACATCCGTTCCGGGCAAAGTGCACATTGAACTGGTTTGCCGTCGCGATGGCTGTGTTGTCCCGCTGCAGAAGCGATCGACGTACGATCCACGGCACGATCTGCTTTCGCAGTACACCGATGTCTATCAATCGGCCAACGATCGGCTTTGGCAGGTAATCGACTTGGAAGGTATCGAGAGCGAGTTCTCGGCTTCGCTGGAGATTCCCGAGGATTGCCATGGCCCATGCCATGTGAGGGTTTGGGTCGAGGGCGATTCGCAAGTTGGGTTGGGGTCCCAAGATATCTCGATTCAACCAATTCGACTCGCCGAAGAAGCCTCGAGCGAATAAATCCCCGGTTTTCCAGGCATTTATCTAGGCACTTCACTGATACAGTACGTCTTCGCTGTAGTTTCTAAGAAATCATTTCTTCAAACTCTTGATCGATGGTGTAAGATAAGTGTAGAGTGATTTGCAAATCGGGCATTGCTTGCTCGGTATGCCAGTCGGCACTCGACGTGTTGGCTGCGATCTCGCTTTCCCGCCACCTTGCCAACCTCCCCTTCCTTGGGATGTTCTCATGACTTCGCTACGGTTTTGTAGCATCGTGCGATCGATGCGTTACTTCGCGGTTTGTTCCGCGTTGATGGTAATTCCTCAGATTGCTTTCGCGGAAGAGTCCGCTGAGATTGATTTCAACCAAGATATTCGCCCGCTGCTGTCGGATCGGTGCTACTCGTGCCATGGTCCTGATGAGAATCATCGCGAGGGGGGCGTTCGGTTCGATTTGGCCGAAAGCGTTCTGGGGGAAGCTGATTCCGGCATGATCCCCATCGTGCCAGGCAAGCCAGACGAAAGCGAAATGCTGGCTCGAATCCTCACGAAGGACGCGTCGATGCAGATGCCTCCACCAGACTCGAACAAGAGTTTGAACCCGGATGAGATCGCCAAGATCAAGCTGTGGATCGAGCGAGGAGCCAAGTTTCAATCGCATTGGTCGTTTGTCGTTCCTGAAAAATCAGATGTGCCAGAAACCGACTTCCCTGAATGGAACCAAACCGAGATCGATCGATTTCTGGCCAGCCGTCTCAAAAAGGAAGGGCTGACTCCCAGCAAACCAGCCGACAAGCTTTCCTTGATTCGCCGCGTTACGTTCACGCTCACTGGTCTTCCGCCGACACCGGAAGAGGTCGATGCTTATTTGAAAGACGATTCGCCGGAAGCGTACGAGAAATTGGTCGATCGCTTACTGGCTTCGCCGCAATATGGCGAGCACATGGCTCGGCATTGGCTCGATGCCGCTCGTTACGCTGACACGCATGGCTTGCACTTGGATAACTTCCGCGAAATGTGGATGTATCGCGATTGGGTGATTCAATCGTTGAACGACAACAAGCCGTACGATGTCTTTCTTACGGAACAACTGGCGGGCGATTTGTTGCCGAATCCATCTTGGGGGCAGCAAGTCGCTTCAGGGTTTAATCGCTGTAATGTCACGACGAATGAAGGCGGTTCGATTAAAGCCGAAGTGAAGATGCGAAACGTGAACGATCGCGTTGTCACGACAGGGACAGTCTTCATGGGACTGACCATGGACTGCACCCGCTGTCACGACCATAAGTACGACCCGCTGAAGCAAAAAGACTTCTACGCGATGTACGCGTTTTTCAACAGCATCGATGGCAACCCGATGGATGGGAATGTCAAAGATCATGCTCCCATGGTTTACTCGAAGGAAGCTGTCCAGGAGCTTGCAGAACTCGACACAAAACTGGCTGAAAAACGCGAGGAAATTAAGTCAACTCTCGCCAAAGTCGAGTATGAAGATCCAGGAGTAGAGGTCGATAATCCCGAAATTGAGCCAGAAGAAATCATCTGGCTCGACGACGAAATCCCAGGTAAAGCGACCGTCAGTGGTAACTATGGCTGGGTCACGAAGCCGGAGCCAGTCTTCAGCGGTGAAAAATCCGCCAAGCGTACCGCCGAAGGGAATCAGCAGGTCTACTTTATCGGTACCGATCAACCGATCACCGTTTACAAAGGGGATACGCTTTTCGGTTACGTTTATCTCGACCCTGAAAACCCTCCCAAGGAAGTGATGTTCCAGTGGAATGACGGCGATTGGGATCAACGGGCCTACTGGGGTGAAGACCGTATTCCGTATGGCAACAACGGCAAAACGAAGCATCGTATCGGTGACTTGCCTGAGACTGGGAAGTGGGTTCGCCTTGAAGTACCGATCGAACAGATTGGCTTGAAAGAAGGGGCCAAGATTAACGGTTGGGCATTCACGCAGTGGGACGGTACGGTCTACTGGGATAACGCCGGCTACGTGACGAAGTATGGCAAAAAGCCAGAGTTCAAGTCGCTCGCTGCTTGGACAGAATTCGCCACGAAGTCGCCAGCATCTCTAGATCCCGAAAACAAGCCTGTCACCGCGATCTTGAAAAAGGATGCGGACAAACGAACCGAAGAAGAAAACGGCAAGCTTCGCAATTACTTCCTCGAATACGTTTGCCAAGACACGCAGGAAACATTCGATAAGCTTCGCGGTGAATTGAAATCGATGACCGACCGCCAGGCCGAGATTCGTAAGACTTCGCCCACTACGCTTGTCTACAAAGAAGCTGCTAAGCCGGTCGCCGCTCATATCTTGGAACGTGGCGAATACGATCAAATTGGCGAGGAAGTTACTCGGGACGTCCCTGGCTTTCTGCCGCCGATGACGGAAGAAATGCCAAAGGATCGACTCGGACTTGCCATGTGGTTGCTCGACACGAGTCATCCGCTGACGGCTCGTGTTGCCGTGAATCGATATTGGCAGCACGTCTTCGGAGTCGGCCTGGTAAAGACCTCCGAGGACTTCGGTTCGCAGGGCAGTGTTCCGAGCCATCCCAAACTGCTGGATAATTTGGCGATCGAGTTCCGCGAAAGTGGTTGGGATATCAAGAAGTTGATGAAGCGGATGGTGATGACTTCCGCGTTCCAGCAGTCGTCGCAGTTGACGCCTGAACTGGTAAGTAAGGACCCCGAGAATCGTTTGCTTGCTCGTGGCCCCCGCTTCCGTTTGGATGCCGAAGCACTTCGCGATCAGGCGTTGGCCATGAGTGGATTGCTGGTCGACAAAATCGGCGGCCCATCGGTGAAGCCACCACAGCCAGATGGTCTGTGGAAAGCGGTCGGATACTCCGGCAGCAACACGGTGCAGTTCAAAGCTGACGAAGGGCACGAGAAAGTTCATCGACGAACGCTATACACGTTTATTAAACGAACCGCATTAGCGCCGCAAATGAGCACCTTCGACGCCCCGAATCGTGAGTCTTGCACGGTTCGTCGTGAACGAACGAATACACCGCTTCAGGCGTTGTTGCTACTAAACGATCCACAGTACGTGGAAGCTGCGGTAGCACTGGCGAAGCGGACCATGGATGAAGGAGGTTCCGATCCTACATCCAAAGTGACCTACCTGGTTTCGCTGACGTTGTTGAATCCCGAGAACGAAGTGCAGCAGAAAGAACTGGAATCGCTTTACTTCGATAGCTTGACCTACTTCCAGAAAAATCCGGAAGCTGCCACCAAGCTGGTTGGCGAAGACGAAACACCAGCCGAGCTCGCAGCTTGGGCGATCGTTTGCAATACGATCCTCAACCTCGACGAAGTTGTCACTCAGCGGTAAGCCCACTTTGAATTCCTCCAAGGACCACCGTAATGGATCCTCATAGCGAATATATCCAAGCAATCACACGCCGGCACTTCTTCCAAAAAGGAGCTCTTGGGCTGGGCGCTGCAGCGTTGGCTTCGATGACCAATCTGCCTGCCGAAGCGGCCAAGCTGCCGAGTTCTGGGATTGGCGGATTGCCCACGCTTCCGCATTTCGCACCGAAGGCAAAACGGGCTATTTACCTTTTCATGGCGGGTGCTCCATGTCAGATGGACTTGTTCGACTACAAGCCGAAAATGGCCGAGTGGTACGACAAGGATTTGCCGGAATCGATTCGGCAAGGGCAACGTCTGACCACGATGACGTCCGGGCAAAGCCGTTTTCCGATTGCTCCTTCCAAGTTCAAGTTTTCGCCCCACGGCGAAAATGGCACGATGGTCAGCGAATTGCTGCCGTACCATGCGAAGATGGTGGACGACATCGCGATCGTGAAATCGGTTCATACCGAAGCCATCAACCACGATCCGGCCATCACATACATCTGTACCGGTAACCAATTGCCTGGTCGGCCAAGTCTTGGATCGTGGTTAAGCTACGGCCTCGGTTCAATGAACGCCAACTTGCCGACTTTTGTCGTGATGACTCCAAATTGGAGCGGACGTCAGCAAGCTCAGGCACTTTACAATCGACTATGGGGTGCCGGTTTCCTACCGTCGAAGCATTCGGCGGTGACACTTCGCAAGTCAGGCGATCCGATTCTGTTTCTCTCCAACCCGGAGGGGATCGATGGTTCGCTGCGTCGGCGAATGCTCGATAGCGTCTCGAAGATCAATCAGGAAACGTATCGGCTCTCTGGCGATCCTGAAACGCAGTCTCGTATTTCGCAGTACGAGATGGCATTCCGAATGCAGTCTTCGGTGCCGGAGTTGGTCGATCTCTCGAAGGAAACTCAAGCTACGCTCGATATGTACGGACCCGAGGTCAGCAAGCCTGGCTCGTTTGCCGCAAGTTGTTTACTTGCCCGACGGATGGTTGAACGAGATGTGCGTTTCGTGCAGATCTTCCATCGCGGATGGGACCAGCATGGCAATGTGGCCCGCGATCTTCCGGCTCAGGCCAAAGATGTCGATCAAGCTGCATGGGCGTTGATTCAAGACCTGAAAATGCGAGGCATGTTAGACGACACGTTGGTCGTATGGGGTGGTGAATTTGGGCGTACGATCTATAGCCAAGGGGGATTGTCCAAAGAGAATTACGGCCGCGATCACCATCCTCGCTGCTTCACCGTTTGGATGGCTGGCGGGGGAATCAAGCCAGGTCTCGTTCACGGCGAAACGGATGATTTCAGTTATAATATTGTCAAAGATCCAGTCCACATTTCGGACATGAACGCGACGATCTTGCACTGCTTGGGCATCGACCATCGAAAGTTGTCGGTTCCGTTCCAGGGACTCGACGTCAAACTGACCGGGGTTGAAGAACGGCACCCGGTCAAAGAGTTGCTTCTATAGCGTTGGCCGGAATTTTCGATTCCGGTCAAAGCCGCCGACATTTTTTCTGGGCTTGTTCGCTTACCGAGAAGAGGAGAGCCACGGTTTGCCACGGGCGGCAAGCGAACGTCCCATTGTTTAAGCCACGGTTGTCGGCGGCTTATCGCACTTGGGGCGGATGCACCGCCGAGCTTACTTGGCTCGGCTGATGTACATCGGGATCTCGACTTCCGGCTTGGAAGCTTCGATCATCTGCTTGGCACGATCCTTCGCGTTGACCAACTTGCCGGAGTCTTGCGGAGTGGTCATCTGACGGAACTGCGTGGCCAATTGTTCCACCGCAGGTTGCATCAGTACGATCTCGGCAAGTTCCGATCGAAGGTCAGCCGAACTGCCCAGGACCGCAACCATCGTCTTGTTCAAACCCGTCACCAGGTCAACGTTTTCGACCAAAGCTGGGACGCAGTCGTCCAGGCGAACCACTTGGTTTTCGATCTCGTCGATCTTGTGCAAGTTCTCTTGGGCTTTGGCGATCTTGTCTTCCTGCGAGTTCAGGAAGTCAACGAGCCAGGCCATTTCGTCCATGTTCTTCGTTGCCGAAGTCGTTTGGTTACGCACATCTTTGATGCGAGTGTTCAAACGAATCGCTTCGTAGGAAAGCTGCGTGGCAGCGTCGAGCGTGTCGGCCAGTTTCTTGACTTGCAAGTCCATCGATTTCTGGTCGTGCAGAATCGACTGAACGTTTGCGAGAACCAGGTTCGACTGCTCGGTGTCGACGGCCAACTGTTGGACGCGATCTTGATTGATTGCCAGCGAATCGATCGCACGACCAGTGGCGCCCGACTGAGCAGCGAGGTCGCAAATGGCGTTTTGCAATTGCCAGTGCGAATCGACCGTGGCGGTCAGTTCCGGCATCAAGCATTGCTGGTTAATCAGCTGCTGCTGCACAAGTTCCAGCGAAGCCAAAGCATCTTGGGCTTGATAGATGTCAGCGCCATTGCGGCCAAGTCGAGCGGCGAGCGATTCAAGCTCGTTCACTTTTTGCTGAGCGGCGACAAGCTTCAAGTTGGCTTTGTCCAAGTCGCTTTGCAGCGTGCTCAGCTTCTTAGCGGTCGCTTCGGCCGAAACAAG is a window of Bremerella sp. TYQ1 DNA encoding:
- a CDS encoding adenylosuccinate synthase, with the translated sequence MAGSCVIGLQWGDEAKGKLVDLLTQQHDIVARFLGGANAGHTVVDGENVYKLHHIPSGILRSDVLNVITAGVVINPPILLGEMDGLTDRGVTIDNMKLSDRSHIIFPWHIAEDRAMNQGTADGENIGTTLRGIGPCYRDKVGRSYAIRLGDMMRPNFKDKVFMICEKKNRTIASMYEDGQFEPLDPAKIYEEFAGYAERLRPFVCDSTDVLLNAVDDQKTILFEGAQGALLDVDHGTYPFVTSSNSSGVGASAGAGVPAKHIDQVIGVAKAYSTRVGGGPFPTELHDEIGEKIRKRGNEFGTTTGRPRRTGWFDAVAVRYTARISGIDVLSLMMLDVLSTFDELKVCVAYELDGEQITRFPSHVDDLRNVKPVYETLPGWKEEITEARSLDDLPENALAYVRRIEQLVGFPVGVVSVGPDRKQTIFTKDVLKLAAT
- a CDS encoding C25 family cysteine peptidase, whose amino-acid sequence is MSSIFVLTLLMALPGAAPEEGFDTLVVCPESYVETMRPWFEYRMNQGHRIGVVTETSSKEKIRASIREASEKGPLSQVLLVGDVISDQSDGVGIPVHYQKAVVNVHFGSEPEIPTDNYYADLNDDQVPDIAVGRFSVQNKEQLEAIIAKTIAYETKLASGDWQRRLHFVAGLGGFGSVVDTMMETVTKKFLTDEIPPHFDAVVAQGSWQSIYCPDPREFRDEVVRQLNDGGLFWVYMGHGHVEHLDYVRVPNDAFPILSTKDTLALRNETSNPIAIFLSCYTGAFDAPRDCLGEQLHRAEGGPVAVYAGSRVTMPYAMSVMGTEMLQQYFQEKQPTLGGLILQAKRESVRLQGKTGNRKMLDTMASLISPKPELLNEERAEHLALFNLLGDPLLRLPHASPVELTLPKSAEPGGTIEVVGKTSVPGKVHIELVCRRDGCVVPLQKRSTYDPRHDLLSQYTDVYQSANDRLWQVIDLEGIESEFSASLEIPEDCHGPCHVRVWVEGDSQVGLGSQDISIQPIRLAEEASSE
- a CDS encoding PSD1 and planctomycete cytochrome C domain-containing protein; this translates as MTSLRFCSIVRSMRYFAVCSALMVIPQIAFAEESAEIDFNQDIRPLLSDRCYSCHGPDENHREGGVRFDLAESVLGEADSGMIPIVPGKPDESEMLARILTKDASMQMPPPDSNKSLNPDEIAKIKLWIERGAKFQSHWSFVVPEKSDVPETDFPEWNQTEIDRFLASRLKKEGLTPSKPADKLSLIRRVTFTLTGLPPTPEEVDAYLKDDSPEAYEKLVDRLLASPQYGEHMARHWLDAARYADTHGLHLDNFREMWMYRDWVIQSLNDNKPYDVFLTEQLAGDLLPNPSWGQQVASGFNRCNVTTNEGGSIKAEVKMRNVNDRVVTTGTVFMGLTMDCTRCHDHKYDPLKQKDFYAMYAFFNSIDGNPMDGNVKDHAPMVYSKEAVQELAELDTKLAEKREEIKSTLAKVEYEDPGVEVDNPEIEPEEIIWLDDEIPGKATVSGNYGWVTKPEPVFSGEKSAKRTAEGNQQVYFIGTDQPITVYKGDTLFGYVYLDPENPPKEVMFQWNDGDWDQRAYWGEDRIPYGNNGKTKHRIGDLPETGKWVRLEVPIEQIGLKEGAKINGWAFTQWDGTVYWDNAGYVTKYGKKPEFKSLAAWTEFATKSPASLDPENKPVTAILKKDADKRTEEENGKLRNYFLEYVCQDTQETFDKLRGELKSMTDRQAEIRKTSPTTLVYKEAAKPVAAHILERGEYDQIGEEVTRDVPGFLPPMTEEMPKDRLGLAMWLLDTSHPLTARVAVNRYWQHVFGVGLVKTSEDFGSQGSVPSHPKLLDNLAIEFRESGWDIKKLMKRMVMTSAFQQSSQLTPELVSKDPENRLLARGPRFRLDAEALRDQALAMSGLLVDKIGGPSVKPPQPDGLWKAVGYSGSNTVQFKADEGHEKVHRRTLYTFIKRTALAPQMSTFDAPNRESCTVRRERTNTPLQALLLLNDPQYVEAAVALAKRTMDEGGSDPTSKVTYLVSLTLLNPENEVQQKELESLYFDSLTYFQKNPEAATKLVGEDETPAELAAWAIVCNTILNLDEVVTQR
- a CDS encoding DUF1501 domain-containing protein, producing the protein MDPHSEYIQAITRRHFFQKGALGLGAAALASMTNLPAEAAKLPSSGIGGLPTLPHFAPKAKRAIYLFMAGAPCQMDLFDYKPKMAEWYDKDLPESIRQGQRLTTMTSGQSRFPIAPSKFKFSPHGENGTMVSELLPYHAKMVDDIAIVKSVHTEAINHDPAITYICTGNQLPGRPSLGSWLSYGLGSMNANLPTFVVMTPNWSGRQQAQALYNRLWGAGFLPSKHSAVTLRKSGDPILFLSNPEGIDGSLRRRMLDSVSKINQETYRLSGDPETQSRISQYEMAFRMQSSVPELVDLSKETQATLDMYGPEVSKPGSFAASCLLARRMVERDVRFVQIFHRGWDQHGNVARDLPAQAKDVDQAAWALIQDLKMRGMLDDTLVVWGGEFGRTIYSQGGLSKENYGRDHHPRCFTVWMAGGGIKPGLVHGETDDFSYNIVKDPVHISDMNATILHCLGIDHRKLSVPFQGLDVKLTGVEERHPVKELLL